The nucleotide window ACATCCTCTCGAAGACCACGATGGGTTGTTTCCTTACATGGTCGTAAGTTCCCGTTATGTCCACGAAGGGTCCCTCGTCCGTCAGCTCAGGTAGAATTCTAGCCTCGAAGACGAACTCGCTCTCTACGGGCACGGGAATACCCCCGACGTCAACCACTTCCAGCGGCTTTCCAAAGGCAATCTCGCTTATCGCGGACGCTATTTCCAGCTCGCTCACCCCGTAGGCTACGCTTGTCGCCCCTGCCAGGAGGAGGTGCACCGGATTGCCCACGACTATCCTGACGTCAAGCTCCTCTCCCATTTCCGCTTTCTCCTTCCACATGGCGTAGAGGTGCCTGGGAACTAGCCTTATCGCGGCCCTTTCGCTATCGAGCACCATCATCCTGTGGAATGAGACGTTCACAAAGTCATCCCTCTTGGCAATCACCATTGCTGACGTGAAGTACCTGCCCCCATCTTTCGAGTAGAACTTTGGCACGGGCAAGGCCTCCAGGTCGGCCTTCTCCACGTTCTTCAGGAACGGAGCATCCTCTACTACCCTATAGGTCCTGGGATTTTCTATTGCATCGGTGAGCAGGAAGAGAAGCCCCCTTCTGTCAGTGTTGAGGAACCTCGCTATCCTCTCCCTCGTCGACCAGAGGTTGCC belongs to Pyrococcus yayanosii CH1 and includes:
- a CDS encoding UbiD family decarboxylase — encoded protein: MLKEIIGRFKDELVVIEEPVSRELEITKFLLRYRDRPILFRDVEGWEVVGNLWSTRERIARFLNTDRRGLLFLLTDAIENPRTYRVVEDAPFLKNVEKADLEALPVPKFYSKDGGRYFTSAMVIAKRDDFVNVSFHRMMVLDSERAAIRLVPRHLYAMWKEKAEMGEELDVRIVVGNPVHLLLAGATSVAYGVSELEIASAISEIAFGKPLEVVDVGGIPVPVESEFVFEARILPELTDEGPFVDITGTYDHVRKQPIVVFERMYHVDDPIFHVLLPGGYEHYMLMGLPKEPQIYASVKRVVPKVHGVRLTEGGCMWLHAVVSITKQHEGDGKNAILAAFAGHPSLKRVIVVDEDVDIYDDREVEWAIATRFQPDRDLIIVPNARGSSLDPSGEDGLTAKWGIDATKPLKGKEKFERASL